Within the Miscanthus floridulus cultivar M001 chromosome 2, ASM1932011v1, whole genome shotgun sequence genome, the region tcttccagggatataatgggctctgaaagcagtaCAAAACTCCATCCAAGTTAGCGGAACACCTACGGGTTGCATGGCCAtaagatttgcataccaagcaccagctacacctctaagttgctgagcaGCAAAGACTAGTTTCTGAAACTCTGTGCATggtataagatcaaatttctgctccatggtcctaagccaatcatcagcctccaatggttcatctgccttagtgaacactaGGGTTTTGTATCTATGAAGTccacatatgtagcctcctgcctgttatgatggcgaccacggtttccatgcatctgattctgattactttgagccatctcatgaagcaaacgagaattttcagccgtcacattaacaagtgcggttatagcatcagccagatttgttggaactggtggcggatctggaataccatcctcatcttgtgaagttcccggaatatacgaaccccgcgtacgatgcatctgctcataacaaaccaaactttattcataagtctttattgaattgcacaaaagcttactccagacgcattacatagagtttactaaaatAAACACAAACCCGCATGAACCTAAACAGAACTACTTAActttaactagaactaactattatacaactctactcctttccttgattacttcaaactttaggctaggtatccattccagaaatattaccgccttcattatcactttcatcgatcattactaattcttcaggatcttcttcttcttcttctgattcgtcatcatcggcaaggatgacaccggggtccatggcatcagcttggggttcatgatttggatttagtagattgctaagcctatgaacttcctcatgtagataggtattatgttcttctaaatcttctacatagaattctagctcatgagttctagctctagctacatcttccctatgccaagcttcattccttccctccaccatatgaactaacatgcttttgcagttcctgtgtgcggtggtgagacgcctcaattgatcatgtaattctcctacctatatagcatccaaagccctatctctagtagcttgtgctaactctgtagaaatcctctatatctctgcctggggatcaggcctagagctgctactactagcaccatcattcctaggggcaagttggtgatgaggaactcctttgggtctagtggacttacggggtgtcatcttggtatgagccatactgtaggaaaccaatttaatccaagtaagaccatttgatcaaagtctaaagagcagctaggatggattacattactcaaactagactcactactcaactccagactcagaggtgaaggaagtaacgagtgaattaatcatgatgcatgaatcattcttacgaacaaaatcatcaaagcttataatgcacataaacaacatttgtttttatatagggcatagtaagattactactccaccacatgaaaccttttttaatcaattaaggaatggtgagaaagaaataagataagtcagaagcaatttagaccaaattaacaagttaagtttagtcatcctaaattattttgaagtttttataaaccaatacaacaaagactttgtaacgatcgctctgatactattctgtggtagaacctcctaaattataggatccacatgcacctgtcactgtccaacgacctctgacgactatgcatatgttcctagtaacttaagaagattgtCGGGTATCCCTGaggaacctcgaatcatccacgatttctgagcagaatcatattacagagtcattatagtattacaacatttaatcaaatatctacatcaaagTAAATtagtggaagtcttacgataacttagtttacaaaccagttgtttcaaaccttataaactaagttcgataattattacaaaccatagtagtagtggagtggcataattaacaaaAACATAAcccacaaaataagcatcctgcccacgGATCACATATTCATTTATCATCattgacctgaacaacagtcatgcagcaaggtccaaaacaaacCTGCTCaggaggctcacctgcaacaagggtcaacgaaccctgagtacaaaagtactcaacaagacttaaccgaaataaaaccgATAGGAACACCGGAATGCAGGCTCagagattcaaggtatggctttagcgagaaacaaagttcttttgcgtaaaagctctttaacaaaattattTATAACAATATTTAAATatttcataagatcatatacaaagctaacatgatccatagtgagatcatgaaacttcatatccaacacctcaCAAACCTTATTCGAGtcctagttattaaactacgatggtgaacagagaagtgagtctccataaccgaggagcaacgacgattcgaactgattataaacccagctggggattccagaccacacgacatatgcaggttcccgacctacatataccaacctaccctcaggtcctctaaaacaagaatggggacgcgccacccgagaatacagtactccaccaatccagcccattgccacatgggtacacgctattcccgccatctctccactcccagtgtgcgagtagccattctcgtaatagaatagccaagttaaggcttacgggagtatgtggttagtactacaaagtttcaccgcacacagttcaacaacggtacggaccttaaccgacacagacggaaagaatccgctcacaagacctccatgtcttgtggctcacacacaccgagtccgcccggtctagatttattacttcacatgctcatatttcatgataacataagtaaccaaagatccatttaaaactcgtaggtgacaggtaatcatctGACTAAACATGACtgagcataactagtcatttacgaataaaacaggtaatcaaggtagatatggaaaagcaaggttggtaatgcaccaattaggtttccacttgacttctaatcacttaatgcagtacaggaaagcaaaagcgaaattaatttataaaacacaaggtagggttgtatgcatccgggacttgccttcgttgacagaaaagttaggttcctgcaaCGTTCCACAAatatccgatccgacctcaacagacggattaacctcctcaaccacttgattaactaccacgtgttcaccttcgttcactacacgtagtaacaatgccatgtttaacatgatgcgagatataaaacatgatgctcgatgatggatgcaaaagttaataacttgaatacaacttttcttcgcggtatagttacaaaccattatcataaagcatttttagtcgttcttctaacaagtcaaaggttcacttatCATACCTGCTTACCAACTAAAGCTTTATAatgaaaagacatgtataaacaatatacaaggaaatatataacttttactttttacccaagaggttgcatctaagaagcaatcaagtttattaacatgcatttactaaTGAAATTCTTAATtaagtcatttagaattattaactAAAGGTCAAACATAAGCATATCAAGAAGGTAATCACTTGGCCATGACATAGCAGGGGGGTGTTTCATGATCTATAATCAACTTCAAAAATCATTCAGCACATCTCATGATCTATGTTTATCATTTTGacaattattaactaataattaaggcatataaataagagtataattaaacatcatcaaattaatcccaaactttttgtggaggcaggctttaacaataaacaaatacactaaaagtttcatggtcactAGATATTTATTTTGGCCTATAAAAATCACACAAcaatcatttattaattaaaagagcaaATTTTTAAGCATCCAAAAACTGTTGATTTTcatgatttcatatttttcctacatagaggacatcatgaagaggctacacaaaaagtttcatgattttagcGTGCACCAATAAATAGCAATCAAATTCACAAGTTTCagctgaaaatagaaaaagaaaaaaaaaatcctgcaGCACACTATTTATCTGAGTCACAAGATTCACAATTAGGCCCTTGCCTTTGTTCTAATTGCTGCGCGAAGCCCCTGTCGCGATTTTCAGAACAGAGGACGCCAGAGAAGTTCGATTTTTGGCCGGTGAAGACTCGTCGGCGGCAATTGGAGGGATGGTCAAGCGATGGGGTGGCGAGGCGAGCCTGAGGGTGGTCGTAGCTCGGCTCGTCGCGACCCGTGACGGTCTAGCCACACGAGCCCGTGGCTCGGCGGCGGAGAGGCACGTCGGCAGGGAGTCACGACGGCGAAGCGAGGTCGAAGTGGAGTTGTAGAGGTACAGCCTTGTCTAGGGAGGCTGGTGGCTATGGTTACTAGGCACAAGGAGGCGCGGAGGCTCAGGAGCTAGTGACGGCTGCGGAAACCGGCATGGCAGCCATGGCGGCGAGAAAAACAGAGGACGCAAACGGAGAAGAACGGCGACGTCGGAGGCTTTAAAATGTGGCCAAGAAGAATGAAGAAGCCACGTaggagcctttcccacgccagcgcAGAGCCAAAGGCGGCCACAAGCGTGACTGGAAGACAATtgaagctcgccgtcggtgagttggttgccgcggttactgttcaccgtaattacaaaattgccactcgcTTAATTTCCCCATTTACTCTAAATtttatatggtaactcaaaaatctccaaaaataaaagttgttcaaaaacaaaagttctacaactttgcttttataaccaccccctaattcggtctacattttgaaatgcaaatttgaattcaaaaggggacactttaagtacatttcgccttttcaaattacttcaaatttttcataacaactttgaaaactccaaaaacaaactttgtacaactcaacaagccctacaatttttctttaaggctcaaccctaaaatatgcttagattttgaaatgagtttttagggtaggatttaaatattgaaaatcaggatttttgaaatttcaaatcaatacaaagatttcgaacttgattcaaacaataccaagcaatacttataacataaatgtaaacttgttttagtgaatgcatatcaaagtttgccatatgaccaatgccttgcaatgcatatgatgatatgtccagtttttaatacttaaacacccgaggtgttacaggccACCCATCCTGGTCAGGTTGGTTAGGTGGGTCGATTTGGTTGGTGAAGCACTGTTGCATGCACTATTGATAGGTGGAACtagtgttcttcagaccaaaaggcatggttatgtaacagtacggaccatatggggtgatgaatgaagtcgcgacctggttggactctttcatcgtggtCTGGTGGTAGCtagagtaggcatctagaaaggagaggatttcgcatcctaaggtggagccaattatctggtctatgcatggcaaagaaaAATGGTCCTTTAGACATGCcttattgaggccagtataatcgacacacattctctatttcccggtcttctttttaacaagaacaggaatggctagccagtcggagtggtatacctatttgatgaATCTAGcagccaggagtttggcgatctcctcgcctattgtcctgcgcctctcatcatcaaagcgacataggcattgcttggcgggctttgagcaaGGGACAAGGCGTAGtacatgctcggtgacctcccatggtatgctcggcatgtcagaaggtttccacgcgaagacatcgcgattggcgtgtaggaagtcggtgagctcgctctcctatttggccgagagcttGGTCCTGATCCGTACTATCTTAGTCgggttggtggggtcgattcccaccgccttggtttcctctgTTGGGTGGAAGGCACTCAAGGAGGTCGGCTCATTGCGATCTGGGACTGCTAGAGTCGATGAATTCCTGAGCTCTAGGAGCTCAATGGAGTTGATGATGGCCgtggtgagctcgtaatgctcgcggtcgcacatgtaggcatgcgaaaaggtgctacccacggtgatgacgccattcggtcccagcatcttcaacttgaggtaggtatagttggggatggccatgaacttgacgTAGCATGGCTACCCCAAGATGGCGTgctaggaccctagaaagtccaccacctcaaaggtgaggacctctgagcgaaagttggctcggtcaccaaacgtgatgggcaggtcgatctactcGAGCAGGTACACCTGCATCCCTAGGATCACACTATGGAAGGGAGAGCTTACTGGATGGAGATCtgaccaggggatgcgcatggcgtcgagggtgtcaacgtAGAGGCTGTTGTCGCTGCTGCCTCCaaccatcagcaccttagtgaggcgcttcttgcagatGATAGGGTTGACAACGAGCGATTAGCGACCCAGTCGGGCGACGTTGGAAGGATGGTCCACCCGTtcaaaagtgatcggggagtccgaccagctaaggaaagaggggacgaTCGATTCAGCGGTGTATGCCTTTTGTAGCGTACCTTGGGCTGGCGCTTCGAGTGGATGgcgtcggatcccccaaagatcatgaggcattcctcggagTTAGGGAATCCTTCATCATCCCTAcccaccatgcctcctttcttggtcaCTGCCTCTTTGCCCTTTCCTTCCTTTGGCTTGTCGGCGTGCCATAGAAagcacttgaggagctcgcagtccttgtagaggtgcttgacaaggtaggcatggttggtgcatggactttCCATGAGCTTATCAAAGTGGTCGGActggccctgctggggctacttGCTCACATGATCGGCTATGGTGACCAAGGCTAGGTTGGCCGGTCGgtgctgatccttcttgttcttcttaccctttgtgtggaggggccttcaCCTTGGTCCTCGTGCTTAGCCTTGCCCCTATCTCGACCACCGCTAAAGACCACTCCAACCACTTCCTCActagaggcatggttcatggcgacgTCGAGTAGGTCATGGCCTCATGGGTGGTGCGAGGCTTCAGAtggccgagcttgtggatcaaggactcacaagttgtcctagagaggaacgcacTGATGATGTTAGCgtcaacgacatcaggaagggagttgcaatgctttgagaacctatggatgtaatcccatagggacttgttgggcttctactggcagctcttgaggtcctaggaattcctaggatggacgtatgtcccctagaaattttttATGAAGACCCTCTTAAGATccacccagtcgcggatgctgttgggtgggaggaatttgagccatgcttgaacatgctCCCCACGCAGATAGGGAGATATTGAATGCTGAAGTGGTCATCATTCACCCCTCTGACTCGGTGGGCGAgctagaagtctttgagccatataccagggttgGTCTCCCTGGTGTATCTGgcaatgttggtgggtggtcgaaaGTGTTGTGGAAATGGGGCTCTCTAGATGCgatgaccaaaggcccatggtcctaggccatctaggctaggactctggtcattGGGTtggcgaccatgcctggggtgcgtgTCCCTGCAGTCCTCGATGGTCAGGCCAAGATCCATGTAGCCTGCTCTTGCCGCCACTCGATaaacatcatcatcatgttaggcATGGCGTCAATTGTCGATGAAGCTATGAGCATCATGGTTCAGCCCAAGATGTTCATGCACAAGTGGTCAGTGTAGGGCGAGCGTTGGGTTGGGCTGCGGTGCAGCCATGGCATCCTGCCCCACTCCCAGCAACTATAGTGGCGAGTGGATGGAGCGAGTTGACTGGTGCTGCTCCTATCCCCTGGTGGGGCAAGAGGCCATGAGCCAATGTCACGACATGGATCTCTCCTCCTGTTGAACGACggtggtctccaccagcgcccggaggttctggtggattgcttgctcctaggggtcgatcgGCTGGGGAGGCCACACAGAAGCATTGCCGTagtagcgatgttctggccagctcgaGCAAATTGAGGGGGTTGTTCCCCTATCTAGGATGTTGTGCTAGACCTAATGGGTGTGACCCTAGGCGCCGCTCACCGAGTTACGCATGTGAGGCATCAACGTACTATGCTGAGCGCGCTAGCGTGGCTGGCGGCTGGCTATGCTTTCTTTGTCATAACTCCTAGGTCATGCTCCTATGCACAtgcgagggcctccgcacgagggtctagaggggtgtgagtttgtagagactccgctaccaccgacgGTTATCCTagggcatccgccatagcgcactcccgagatagagggtggctaggtaccatgactgtaaggaaaatagaccctaggcccatttactttggattttggtgtttgatgaccaacgcaaccaaattggactaataaatttgcaagtgattgttttatagttcaataggatgcaagatgtgacttggacaaaggtgacatgatgatccgatgatcgacacctcaagcaagaccttaggagcacaagataagacccaagatatcaagcaaagtccaagcataaagataggaaccaagccgcacgcaagatcacgaagaaatgagctcatagaagtgaccggacgctggactggacgctggatGAAAAGCGACCAGATGCTTCGATTAGAGGCTCAGCAACAGCAACAGCGACCGGATgttggaccgaacgctggcggcaaatTGACTGGATGCAGGACAGCAGcatccgatcaagtacagagaggttctagagcggtgaacttgcgaccggacgtgtctggtggcaagtgaccagatgctggcatcGTTCGATCAATTGTTCgtggctccaatggtcgggatGACTGGATGCATCCGATCATGAtgactccagcgtctggtcagtagcagaaaagcaggacttcatccccaacggctactttctcagtggagcttataaatacaacccccaacaagccatttgagtagagtggagctaaagaaacataccaagggtgttgatacaccattttagtgatctccacttgcatagtgcttagtgttttattaggtgattagagtaggtgctttgcgaagtgcttaggttgattagaccatcgcttatgcgcttgttctaggtttagacctagtgtttagtgaggtttgcatatctcttatcactcggtgcttgcaagcaccattgttgtacatcggagggcttatagtcttacgagatcacaccaaccgtgtttatggtgtggccgccactacgTACCGGAAGGAACAAGGCCCGCAgcatttcggccagaagcttgatagtaaagacagtggggagcatccggaagaggcttgccggaaggcacgttagtgacccacttgcacgtggggaaggcctgaggctatccacggagttactcgaccgggagcttagcccttgtgagggattccttgcgaggggcttcaacgaggactagggggaagcttgcatgcttcttgataccttgataaaaataccagtcatcgatgggagtttgcatatctctaccttgctctttagcttccacatttacattgattgctttactccttttgcggtagagatagcaacacactagcaaaactatagttgcacatttagatagtttatcttttacataggtttggctaaggttagaaaaatgggccatagtttagagttagatttttaagttccctaattcacccccctcttaggcatcacggtccccttcaacG harbors:
- the LOC136536345 gene encoding uncharacterized protein is translated as MAIPNYTYLKLKMLGPNGVITVGSTFSHAYMCDREHYELTTAIINSIELLELRNSSTLAVPDRNEPTSLSAFHPTEETKAVGIDPTNPTKIVRIRTKLSAK